The nucleotide window GCCTGTGCGCTGCGGCGGGCGGCGCATCAGCGCCGATCATGATGATGTTGTGCGGGTTGTCGGATATCATCAGGATATGACGGAGCTGCACGAGGCGCACCAGAGCCTGCGCGAGGGGCTTGTGCGGCTTTCGCTGGCCTGCCGCCTGGGCTGGCTTGGAGTTTTTGAGATAACGCGCCTTGAAAATTCCGGTCTGGACATCACAGGCAACGATGTTTTTTATGAGCAGTTTGGCATCAATATGGCTTCGAATACGGCTGACAGACTTGAGATCATGGGGTCGCGCATTGTAAGCGAGGATCAGCCCAAGTGGCGCAAACTGTGCGACCCCGCAGGGTGGACGGCTGGCGGGCAGGAGCATCTGGATTTGCGGGTTGCCCACCCGCGCAAGGGTTTGCGCTGGTATGCCCTGGCCTATGAGATTGTGAGCGGGCCGGGAGTGATGCGTATTGCCGGTTATGTCAGCGATGTGACGGAGGCGCGCCAGCACGAGCGCATCCTGCGCGACGCCAAGGAGGCCGCCGAAGCCGCCAATGCCGCCAAAAGTATTTTTCTGGCCAACATGAGCCACGAGATACGCACCCCCATGAACGGCATCATGGGCATGGCGCATCTGGTGCTCAACACCCCCCTGAATCCCCAGCAGCGGGATTATGTGGAAAAAATCCATGCGACCTGTGAATCGCTGCTGGATATCATCAACGATTTGCTGGATTTTTCAAAAATTGAGGCCAACCATCTGGAGCTTGAAAATCTGCCTTTTGAGCCGCGCAAGGAACTTGAGTCGGTCATGTCCCTGCTGCGGCCCAAGGTTGGGCACAAGCTCAAGGATTTCTGTCTTGAGAGTCACATGGACCCTCGCGTCCCGGAAATCCTCTCCGGTGATGCCCTGCGCCTGCGGCAGATTCTGCTGAATCTGGGCGGCAACGCCCTGAAATTTTCCGAGCGCGGCACGGTGCGCCTGGCCGTGGAGCTGCTGGAGCAAAGTGACGGCAAGGCGCGGCTGGCCTTTGTTGTTAGCGATGAAGGCATTGGCATGTCGCCCGATGAACTGGCCCGCGCATTTACGCCCTTTTCGCAGGCGGATACGTCCATCACCCGCAGATTTGGCGGCACGGGGCTTGGCCTCTCCTTATGCCGCCGCCTGATCGCCCTCATGGGCGGGAGCATTTCTGTGCAGAGCGAGTCGGGTCAGGGGAGCGTTTTTCGTGTGGAACTGCCCTTTGCCATTTGCAGCCAAGACTGCGCGCAGGAGCAGGCAGAAGAAAGCAGCGGGGACGAAGCCGCGTCGCTTCAGGGCCTGCGGGTGCTTTTGGCCGAAGACGGCGATATTAACCGCGAGATCATGGAAGTTTTGCTGGAAGACATGGGCATAACCTGCATTTCTGCCGTCAACGGGCAGGAGGCCGTGGAAATCTGGAACCAGCGGAGCGCGGAAATTGATATTGTGCTCATGGATGTGCAGATGCCGGTTATGGACGGCTATTCCGCCACGCACGCCGTCAGGGCCAGCAGCCTGCCGGGGGCCAAAACCGTGCCCATTATCGCCATGACGGCCTATGCCATGCGGGGCGATGCAGAACGCAGCATGCAGGAAGGCATGGACGCGCACCTGACCAAACCCGTTAACCTTGCCGATCTGCGGCGCACACTCAAACAGTTCAGCCGAGGCCCGGCAGAGTAGAAATGTCTGATGCTCTGCGGGCGGCAGCAGGCCTGCCGAAAGGG belongs to Desulfovibrio desulfuricans DSM 642 and includes:
- a CDS encoding hybrid sensor histidine kinase/response regulator, with the protein product MENGGIMAAKSAAKDASRNEDWNSEALAAANVGLWVIDIDRNTGHISMLANPVTLRLLGASEEMTPAQCFNFWVDRVDARSRPHLWAIHDEFIADTAMHEVRYQYNHPTWGLVPVRCGGRRISADHDDVVRVVGYHQDMTELHEAHQSLREGLVRLSLACRLGWLGVFEITRLENSGLDITGNDVFYEQFGINMASNTADRLEIMGSRIVSEDQPKWRKLCDPAGWTAGGQEHLDLRVAHPRKGLRWYALAYEIVSGPGVMRIAGYVSDVTEARQHERILRDAKEAAEAANAAKSIFLANMSHEIRTPMNGIMGMAHLVLNTPLNPQQRDYVEKIHATCESLLDIINDLLDFSKIEANHLELENLPFEPRKELESVMSLLRPKVGHKLKDFCLESHMDPRVPEILSGDALRLRQILLNLGGNALKFSERGTVRLAVELLEQSDGKARLAFVVSDEGIGMSPDELARAFTPFSQADTSITRRFGGTGLGLSLCRRLIALMGGSISVQSESGQGSVFRVELPFAICSQDCAQEQAEESSGDEAASLQGLRVLLAEDGDINREIMEVLLEDMGITCISAVNGQEAVEIWNQRSAEIDIVLMDVQMPVMDGYSATHAVRASSLPGAKTVPIIAMTAYAMRGDAERSMQEGMDAHLTKPVNLADLRRTLKQFSRGPAE